A stretch of the Oenococcus sp. UCMA 16435 genome encodes the following:
- a CDS encoding sensor histidine kinase → MITLFLLLMQRVGTILILAFLLVNVPFFRSLLPKLNQISTKFYLILIFAVFAVLSNLTGVEITKNNNLVSTTFLTGLPSSDSIANTRTLVITVAGLVGGPFVGTIIGLIAGVHRVFQADGADSFYIFSSIIIGWISGMIGRRYSKKRTYPTASVAALTGLGMEFIQMLFILIFSVSGLQLVKLIFFPMMILNSFGTWVFMSIIRAYLHQEEQLRAVQTHDILELANKTLPYFSSGLTETSAKQAATIIQHYTNFDAIGITDSQNVLAHVGPGSDHHVPERHVLTDLSKRVLASGKMEVANSKEMIGCPVFSCPLAAAVVIPLIVDRHVAGTLKMYFTDPRKLTPVEEQLATGLASIFSSQLALGMAEEQSKLARDAEIKSLQAQVNPHFFFNAINTISALMRTNTFQAHNLLLELSTYFRTNLQSVRETEITLKQEEAHVQAYLSLEQSRFPNKYDVQFSVKSSEMNLLPPFTIQILVENAIRHAFSGRKKNNRVDVIVTEKEHYLHILVSDNGNGISPELLPHLGKRVVNSIEGTGTALENLNLRLIGLYGAKAALKIISGSKGTDVKIVIPRKVKAI, encoded by the coding sequence ATGATTACCCTATTTTTATTATTAATGCAACGAGTCGGAACTATTTTGATTTTGGCCTTTTTGTTGGTCAACGTACCTTTTTTCCGCAGCCTTCTACCCAAGCTTAATCAGATAAGTACAAAATTTTATTTAATTCTTATCTTTGCTGTTTTTGCGGTATTATCCAATCTAACCGGGGTCGAAATTACAAAGAATAACAACTTGGTTTCAACTACTTTTCTTACTGGTTTACCCTCCAGCGATTCAATAGCAAATACACGCACTTTGGTAATCACGGTTGCCGGTTTGGTTGGTGGCCCGTTTGTTGGTACAATAATTGGTCTGATTGCCGGTGTTCATCGTGTTTTTCAGGCTGACGGTGCCGACAGCTTTTATATTTTTAGTTCAATTATTATCGGTTGGATATCCGGCATGATTGGTCGTCGTTATTCGAAAAAACGAACTTATCCAACAGCCAGTGTCGCGGCGTTAACCGGACTTGGTATGGAATTTATCCAAATGCTTTTTATTCTTATTTTTAGTGTTTCCGGTCTCCAACTTGTAAAACTGATTTTCTTTCCAATGATGATTTTAAATAGTTTTGGAACTTGGGTTTTTATGTCGATCATTCGTGCTTATCTTCATCAAGAAGAACAATTAAGAGCAGTTCAGACTCATGATATTCTTGAATTAGCAAACAAAACATTACCATATTTCAGCTCCGGTTTAACCGAAACCTCGGCAAAACAGGCAGCAACCATTATTCAACACTATACCAATTTTGATGCAATCGGTATTACTGATTCACAGAATGTTTTGGCACATGTTGGTCCAGGCTCTGATCACCATGTCCCTGAGCGGCACGTCCTTACCGATCTTTCAAAAAGAGTTTTGGCTTCCGGAAAGATGGAGGTCGCTAATTCGAAAGAAATGATTGGCTGTCCAGTTTTCAGTTGCCCATTAGCAGCTGCAGTTGTAATTCCTTTAATTGTTGATCGTCATGTAGCTGGGACTTTGAAAATGTATTTTACCGATCCGAGAAAATTGACGCCAGTCGAGGAACAATTAGCAACCGGTCTTGCATCAATTTTCTCTAGCCAATTGGCTTTGGGAATGGCCGAGGAACAATCAAAGCTTGCTCGTGATGCGGAAATTAAATCTTTGCAGGCACAGGTTAATCCGCACTTTTTTTTCAATGCCATCAATACTATTTCGGCTTTGATGAGAACTAACACTTTTCAGGCTCACAATTTATTATTGGAACTTAGTACCTATTTTCGAACTAATCTGCAGAGTGTTCGCGAAACGGAAATTACTTTAAAACAAGAAGAAGCACACGTTCAGGCCTATTTGTCCCTGGAACAAAGTCGTTTTCCAAATAAGTATGATGTTCAATTTTCAGTTAAAAGTAGTGAAATGAATTTATTGCCACCTTTTACAATTCAAATTTTAGTTGAAAATGCCATTCGTCACGCTTTTTCCGGTCGCAAGAAAAATAATCGCGTCGATGTCATAGTGACCGAAAAAGAACACTATTTACATATTCTAGTTAGTGATAACGGCAATGGAATTTCTCCGGAACTGCTACCACATTTGGGAAAACGGGTGGTAAATTCTATTGAGGGAACCGGAACAGCTCTTGAAAATTTGAATCTCCGTTTAATAGGACTTTATGGAGCAAAAGCCGCCTTGAAAATTATTAGTGGTTCCAAAGGAACCGATGTCAAAATTGTCATTCCAAGAAAGGTGAAAGCAATATGA
- a CDS encoding amino acid permease: protein MKKNKSSNSKMSLFGFFTLTAAMLMSADEYPAFAQSGLLAVLYLVLAGLLWFLPIALCSAEMATVSGWEEGGVYAWVKNTLGKRAGFIAVFFQWLQITVNFITMIYFIIGVLSFTLDLSILNTNHWLKWFLFLAIYWMMTFVQMHGINGTDKLVKNTFIWGILLPAFILLAVCVIYLIMGNPLQFNTGLAENFKTLTKTFSISTIVPFILAFTGIEASASYINNLKNPKVNYPLTLILLVLFAIIIDSFGGLSVASVVPLDKLSLNQGMIDAISIMFTTISKSAWASWMIKIVGLLMAFGMLGEISSWIVGPVKSLLVTAEDRILPAYFDHVNKQQVPARLVIFQGIIVSIISGVLTVGFGGNNDAYKMSMSMTVMLYLVTYILIFVGYLALTANKKAISRKFKIPGGKIVRFTVATLGLISSLAVFVSTFIPSGIKGISLNAYVMIMLTFFIFIFVLTLLIYSRRSQTSKRNYKLRHKTVEEVSPFTYLRGRAETVIEDIENDISEDKHH from the coding sequence ATGAAAAAAAATAAATCCAGCAACTCCAAAATGTCTCTCTTTGGTTTCTTCACTCTGACGGCCGCAATGTTGATGTCTGCCGACGAATATCCAGCCTTTGCTCAATCCGGATTACTAGCCGTCCTTTATCTTGTTTTAGCTGGACTATTGTGGTTTCTTCCAATCGCACTTTGTTCGGCAGAAATGGCAACGGTTTCCGGATGGGAAGAAGGTGGTGTTTATGCTTGGGTCAAAAATACCCTTGGTAAACGAGCCGGATTCATTGCAGTTTTTTTCCAGTGGCTGCAAATTACCGTTAATTTTATTACGATGATTTACTTCATAATCGGAGTATTGTCTTTTACGCTTGATCTTTCGATTTTAAATACAAACCACTGGTTGAAATGGTTTCTATTCTTGGCAATTTATTGGATGATGACTTTTGTCCAAATGCATGGTATCAACGGTACAGACAAATTAGTCAAAAACACTTTCATTTGGGGGATATTGCTACCCGCATTTATTCTATTAGCGGTTTGTGTCATCTATTTAATCATGGGTAATCCGCTTCAATTTAATACAGGTCTGGCGGAAAACTTCAAGACACTGACCAAAACTTTTTCAATTTCAACAATTGTGCCTTTTATTCTAGCCTTTACAGGAATAGAAGCCTCTGCGTCTTATATAAATAATTTAAAAAATCCAAAAGTAAACTATCCACTAACCTTGATTTTATTGGTTCTCTTTGCAATTATTATAGATTCATTTGGCGGTTTGTCAGTTGCTTCGGTCGTTCCTTTGGACAAATTGTCTTTGAACCAAGGAATGATCGATGCCATCAGTATCATGTTTACGACAATTAGCAAGTCCGCCTGGGCGAGTTGGATGATCAAAATTGTTGGGTTGTTGATGGCCTTTGGAATGCTCGGCGAGATTAGTTCCTGGATTGTCGGCCCAGTCAAATCCTTATTAGTTACCGCCGAAGACCGAATTCTGCCCGCTTACTTTGATCATGTAAATAAGCAACAGGTTCCAGCTCGTTTAGTTATTTTTCAAGGGATAATCGTTAGTATTATCAGTGGCGTACTTACAGTTGGTTTTGGTGGCAACAATGATGCCTATAAAATGTCGATGAGTATGACCGTGATGCTTTATCTTGTAACTTATATCTTAATTTTTGTTGGTTATTTAGCATTAACTGCAAATAAGAAAGCAATATCTCGTAAATTCAAGATTCCTGGTGGAAAAATTGTTCGTTTTACAGTTGCTACCCTTGGGCTGATTAGTTCACTGGCAGTGTTCGTCTCGACATTTATTCCAAGCGGAATCAAAGGAATAAGCCTAAATGCTTATGTGATGATTATGCTAACTTTCTTTATTTTCATTTTCGTTTTAACTCTCTTAATCTATTCGAGAAGGTCTCAAACCTCCAAACGGAATTACAAGCTGCGTCATAAAACAGTCGAAGAAGTTTCTCCTTTTACTTATTTACGCGGACGAGCAGAAACCGTTATCGAAGATATTGAAAACGATATTTCGGAGGACAAACATCATTGA
- a CDS encoding aminoacyltransferase: MKLVNLSEEEYNGFEQRNPKGSFYQSILQKRYYDDSHQGSYLLGIKEKGKVLLTALMRKIKSHTGNVYEIMGGPLVDSSNESNKQIIAFFLNELHKYLKKRHAYYLRIVPNEKTQRVENDGRIINYDLKDYSLLYFMAGFLYRSFGQVGYGFATPHYEYQKNIQGLNKKTLFKSYSKKTQYSIKKTYEFGIKTRNISYEELKTFHNNTAKTAERLGFYDKTLSYYQSVYKTFGDNAKFMIAEIELSNYINHFQEIIDDLKNRIDRLTLIDSKKEKATKSKQIKELRSQVEQHEKRIIQAKKLIEQYGEKINLAGALFFIQPQEISYMFSYTNAEFKNFYGPYRIQADMLEFALTKKVAVYNFYGVSGDRSGHDGVYEFKKGFQGYMVDNMGAFILPINKLRYQFLQTIKKIIRRK, encoded by the coding sequence GTGAAATTAGTTAATTTAAGTGAAGAGGAGTATAACGGTTTCGAGCAAAGAAATCCGAAAGGTTCTTTCTATCAGAGCATTTTGCAGAAAAGGTATTACGACGATAGTCATCAAGGTTCTTATTTATTAGGAATTAAGGAAAAGGGTAAGGTCCTTTTGACGGCTCTTATGAGAAAAATTAAAAGTCATACCGGGAACGTTTATGAAATTATGGGCGGACCTTTGGTTGATTCAAGCAATGAAAGTAATAAGCAAATTATTGCTTTTTTTTTGAATGAATTGCATAAATATTTAAAAAAGCGCCATGCCTATTATTTAAGAATTGTCCCTAATGAAAAAACACAAAGAGTAGAAAACGATGGAAGAATTATTAATTATGATTTGAAAGATTATAGTTTGCTCTATTTTATGGCAGGATTTCTTTATCGTTCTTTTGGACAGGTTGGTTATGGTTTTGCTACTCCGCATTACGAATATCAGAAAAATATTCAAGGATTAAACAAAAAAACGTTATTTAAGTCTTATAGCAAAAAGACCCAATATTCAATTAAAAAAACATATGAGTTTGGAATTAAAACCAGAAATATTTCATATGAAGAATTAAAGACCTTCCACAATAATACGGCGAAAACGGCTGAGAGGCTTGGATTTTATGATAAAACACTTTCATATTATCAATCTGTTTACAAAACATTTGGCGATAATGCAAAATTTATGATTGCTGAAATTGAATTATCTAATTATATTAATCATTTTCAGGAAATTATCGACGATCTAAAAAATAGAATTGATCGTCTAACTCTGATTGATTCCAAGAAAGAAAAAGCAACAAAAAGCAAGCAGATTAAAGAATTGAGAAGTCAGGTTGAGCAACATGAAAAGAGAATTATTCAAGCTAAAAAATTAATTGAACAGTATGGGGAAAAAATCAATTTAGCCGGTGCTTTATTTTTTATTCAGCCGCAGGAAATTTCATATATGTTTAGCTATACGAACGCAGAATTCAAAAACTTTTATGGTCCATATCGAATTCAAGCCGATATGCTCGAGTTCGCTTTGACAAAAAAGGTAGCCGTTTATAATTTTTATGGGGTTTCTGGAGATCGTTCCGGGCATGACGGTGTCTACGAATTTAAAAAAGGCTTTCAGGGATATATGGTTGATAATATGGGAGCTTTTATACTTCCAATCAATAAGCTTCGTTACCAGTTTTTACAAACTATTAAAAAAATTATAAGAAGGAAATAA
- a CDS encoding FMN-dependent NADH-azoreductase, with protein MSKVLVIQAHPKSIDPSKSLKIGKAFIESYKKSHPKDQITIRNVYTDRVPLINDENFDIWKKLKFGNDFFDLPKDQQQLMKHHVDWLNEFLENDKYVFINPMYNLFLPAELKQYIDVIAVVGKTFKYTENGPIGLLKNKKVFHIQSAGGIYHAKDSKAQDLGDIYLQSIMKLFGINDYQSILLEGVDNFPDKAETMVNEASAKAEESAKSF; from the coding sequence ATGAGTAAAGTTTTAGTTATTCAAGCCCACCCTAAAAGTATCGATCCATCAAAGTCTTTAAAAATAGGCAAAGCTTTCATTGAATCCTATAAAAAATCCCATCCAAAAGATCAAATCACAATTAGAAATGTTTACACTGATCGTGTCCCTTTAATCAATGATGAAAATTTTGATATTTGGAAGAAATTAAAATTCGGTAATGATTTTTTTGATCTTCCAAAAGATCAACAGCAATTAATGAAGCACCATGTCGACTGGCTAAATGAATTTTTGGAAAACGATAAATACGTTTTCATTAATCCCATGTACAATTTATTCCTGCCGGCAGAATTAAAACAATATATCGATGTAATCGCCGTTGTTGGCAAAACTTTCAAATATACCGAAAACGGTCCAATTGGTTTGTTAAAAAATAAAAAAGTTTTTCATATTCAATCAGCTGGCGGTATTTATCATGCTAAAGACAGCAAAGCTCAAGATCTGGGTGATATTTATCTTCAGTCAATCATGAAGTTATTTGGAATAAACGATTATCAATCAATTTTGCTTGAAGGTGTCGATAACTTCCCTGATAAAGCAGAAACAATGGTAAATGAAGCTTCTGCCAAAGCCGAAGAAAGTGCCAAAAGTTTCTAG
- a CDS encoding CsbD family protein, which yields MSLKDKADLMKNKVSGKAKKTEGKVSGDKVRESQGKAEEAIGEAKEKISKAKDAIKDKVDDFKDNLSNK from the coding sequence ATGTCATTAAAAGATAAAGCCGATTTAATGAAAAATAAAGTCTCTGGTAAAGCAAAAAAAACTGAAGGCAAAGTATCCGGCGACAAAGTTCGTGAGAGCCAGGGTAAAGCCGAAGAAGCAATAGGCGAAGCTAAAGAAAAGATTTCAAAAGCCAAAGACGCTATTAAAGACAAGGTTGATGATTTCAAAGACAATTTATCAAACAAATAA
- the nrdH gene encoding glutaredoxin-like protein NrdH produces the protein MIKIYTRDDCLQCYMTKKWLNEHKLKYTEINISRDKKYIDYLKSKSVKQTPYVVTDHENWSGFRPNKLALLIN, from the coding sequence ATGATAAAAATATATACGAGAGATGATTGCCTTCAATGCTATATGACAAAAAAATGGTTGAATGAACATAAACTTAAATATACAGAAATCAATATTAGCCGAGATAAGAAATATATTGATTATCTAAAATCAAAAAGTGTCAAACAAACTCCTTATGTGGTAACTGATCATGAGAATTGGTCTGGTTTTAGACCAAATAAATTGGCTTTATTAATTAACTAG
- a CDS encoding metallophosphoesterase family protein, whose translation MKVAIVSDSHGNATALASVIQDAQKNHVDQFWSLGDIALTGPGSEDCYRLLNKINTTHFLRGNWEDTYGQVREKNLVNLDDPEDIAAVMQVRFDEIHFSENIRKQIAGLPFKQEFSLEGIKFALYHNSPYSDHGHQMLPTNRQENFDLFSKDTDADIIIYAHIHQQLLRYTDKGQLILNPGSVGEPWAVSANLLLNRRANYLLMDIDHGGISNLEFKHINYNLEKEIDLAYSRNLPYANLYERLIKTGRGFTHDDKSLIIENKKHRYRSIAKEFLNQINSSADD comes from the coding sequence ATGAAAGTTGCGATTGTTTCTGACAGTCATGGGAATGCCACTGCTTTAGCGAGTGTAATTCAAGACGCACAAAAAAATCATGTAGATCAGTTTTGGTCTCTTGGTGACATCGCCCTGACTGGTCCTGGCTCAGAAGACTGTTACAGACTGCTAAATAAAATAAATACTACACATTTCCTTAGAGGCAATTGGGAAGATACTTATGGGCAAGTCAGAGAGAAAAACCTCGTTAATCTTGATGATCCAGAAGATATTGCTGCAGTGATGCAAGTCAGATTTGATGAAATACATTTTTCTGAAAATATTAGAAAACAAATTGCCGGTCTTCCTTTTAAACAAGAATTTTCACTCGAAGGAATTAAATTTGCTTTATATCACAACAGTCCTTATTCGGATCACGGCCATCAAATGCTTCCAACCAACCGACAGGAAAATTTTGATCTGTTTTCTAAAGATACAGATGCGGACATAATCATTTATGCTCATATTCATCAACAATTGCTGAGATATACAGACAAAGGACAGCTAATTTTGAATCCCGGATCAGTTGGTGAACCATGGGCTGTTTCAGCCAATTTGCTGCTCAATCGACGAGCTAATTATCTTTTAATGGATATTGATCACGGTGGTATATCTAATCTTGAGTTTAAGCACATAAACTATAATCTGGAAAAGGAAATTGATTTAGCTTATTCACGAAATTTACCTTATGCCAATCTTTATGAACGCTTGATTAAAACGGGACGGGGATTTACCCATGATGACAAGTCGTTAATTATTGAAAACAAAAAACATCGGTATCGTTCAATAGCAAAAGAATTTTTAAATCAAATAAATTCTTCTGCTGATGATTAG
- a CDS encoding MerR family transcriptional regulator, giving the protein MDEELKSRKFNELVDFQHIIHSMVRDDNVLIGISDLSDATGVSQTQLRYWLEKGYLKSSGTEKKKKFSYGTVFLVQMIKKYQDEGFTLASAVEHTKRHSTMIRAIKKMVFDRLENVQEEEKCILIDLGVFDPQDTKHLFASVTEKGTKFELH; this is encoded by the coding sequence ATGGATGAAGAATTAAAATCCCGAAAATTTAACGAATTGGTTGATTTTCAACATATTATTCATTCGATGGTCCGAGACGATAACGTTTTGATTGGTATATCGGATCTTTCTGATGCCACGGGAGTTTCCCAGACGCAATTACGATACTGGTTGGAAAAGGGGTATCTAAAAAGCAGTGGAACTGAAAAGAAAAAGAAGTTTAGTTATGGCACTGTCTTCTTGGTTCAGATGATAAAAAAATACCAAGATGAGGGTTTCACCTTGGCATCAGCTGTTGAACACACAAAAAGACATTCAACAATGATTCGGGCTATTAAAAAAATGGTTTTTGATCGGTTGGAGAATGTTCAAGAAGAAGAAAAGTGTATTTTGATCGATCTTGGTGTTTTTGATCCTCAAGATACTAAACATTTGTTTGCTAGCGTTACCGAAAAGGGTACCAAATTTGAACTTCATTAA
- a CDS encoding multidrug efflux MFS transporter — MSKAIDSNGKEYNRIMLIAVLLIGTFCTVLNQTILATAYPTLMKAFDISTSTVQWLTTGFLMVNGIMIPVSAWLSSRFNSKWLYITSMGVFEIGTIMAWAAPNYGVLLAGRLTQALGVGVAMPLLQTIMLSIFPVNKRGTAMGLAGVVVGVAPAIGPTLSGWVIDTWQWRDLFGMIIPIMAVVLVLALFFMKPVIETGKPKLDWLSLALSTAGFGSLLYGFSSVGDDGWGSAVVMASLIVGTILIALFVWRQLKMEKPFLQLHVFASKDFTIATILSSVVMVAMVGVEMVVPLYLQIVHGMSAFHSGLTLLPGALMMAVMSPITGQAFDRIGAKRLSIAGLFLLTAGTLSFVMITKQTPVIYVTFLYAVRLFGISMVMMPATTAGMNALPTNLISHGTAVNNTVRQVASSIGTAILISVLSNVTKNQMPRKGLLTSAPLKYKVKAFDATISGYHAAFLIAVIFCLIGFIIAFFMKDKSNNSQVAEAETENIQGGKA, encoded by the coding sequence ATGTCAAAAGCTATCGACAGTAATGGCAAAGAATACAATCGAATAATGCTGATTGCTGTTCTGCTTATTGGTACTTTTTGTACCGTTTTAAACCAGACAATTTTGGCGACAGCCTATCCAACTTTAATGAAGGCATTCGACATTTCGACTTCAACCGTTCAATGGTTGACGACCGGATTTTTAATGGTCAACGGAATTATGATCCCGGTTTCTGCTTGGTTATCGAGTCGCTTTAATTCAAAATGGCTCTATATTACATCAATGGGAGTATTTGAAATTGGAACAATCATGGCTTGGGCCGCACCGAATTACGGTGTCCTTTTAGCCGGTCGTTTGACTCAGGCACTTGGTGTAGGTGTTGCAATGCCACTTTTGCAAACCATTATGCTATCAATATTCCCGGTTAACAAACGTGGTACCGCAATGGGCCTTGCCGGTGTTGTTGTTGGCGTTGCACCCGCAATTGGTCCAACTCTTTCAGGATGGGTAATCGATACATGGCAATGGCGTGATTTATTTGGAATGATTATTCCAATCATGGCTGTAGTTCTTGTATTAGCATTGTTCTTTATGAAACCTGTAATTGAAACCGGAAAACCAAAACTCGATTGGCTCTCATTGGCCTTATCAACGGCCGGCTTCGGTTCTTTACTTTACGGGTTTTCATCTGTTGGAGACGACGGTTGGGGATCTGCAGTCGTTATGGCTTCTTTGATTGTCGGGACCATTTTAATTGCCTTATTTGTTTGGAGACAATTAAAAATGGAGAAACCATTTTTGCAATTACATGTTTTTGCTTCCAAAGACTTTACCATTGCAACTATTTTAAGCTCTGTTGTGATGGTTGCAATGGTTGGTGTTGAAATGGTAGTTCCTCTTTACCTACAAATTGTGCATGGTATGAGTGCCTTTCATTCAGGATTAACCTTACTTCCAGGCGCTCTAATGATGGCTGTTATGAGTCCAATTACCGGTCAGGCTTTTGACCGAATTGGCGCTAAACGTCTATCAATCGCCGGATTATTCTTATTGACTGCCGGAACATTATCTTTTGTTATGATTACAAAACAGACACCAGTCATATACGTTACTTTCTTATATGCTGTTCGTTTGTTTGGAATATCAATGGTTATGATGCCGGCAACAACTGCTGGAATGAACGCCTTGCCAACCAATTTAATTTCGCATGGTACAGCCGTTAACAATACAGTTCGACAGGTTGCCAGTTCAATCGGAACAGCTATTTTGATTTCCGTTCTATCGAATGTGACCAAAAACCAAATGCCCAGGAAAGGCCTCTTAACATCCGCTCCCTTGAAATATAAGGTTAAAGCATTCGATGCAACAATATCCGGTTATCATGCAGCATTTTTGATTGCAGTTATCTTTTGTTTAATCGGCTTTATAATCGCCTTCTTTATGAAAGACAAAAGTAACAACTCTCAGGTTGCCGAAGCTGAAACGGAAAATATTCAAGGAGGTAAAGCATAA
- a CDS encoding DUF4811 domain-containing protein codes for MILALLVISAIAFFMSFIYIDNPISRTIMTLLSGAVVILSLFAIVANYHDHYGLQKVSVTSTKKIYSADQSSSMQLILYQAIGTSGKENVYIYSTKLNQKTPQHTQADEYTTNKVKSINGDTAKLKTTKTYWEYKSNTFKFWFGIAGNGHELIKRVNDFELPKSWIRLSTDQAKKLKKELASSQFKAQIKKEATAYVEEKMKAVIVKEPSLATNKAEQAKMEKQFAAQFQSQMIKKLISKLK; via the coding sequence ATGATTCTTGCATTATTAGTCATCTCCGCAATCGCCTTCTTTATGAGCTTCATCTATATTGATAACCCAATTTCTCGAACAATTATGACACTTCTTTCCGGAGCCGTTGTCATTCTTTCTCTGTTTGCAATTGTGGCAAACTATCACGATCATTACGGCTTGCAGAAAGTATCAGTTACAAGCACAAAGAAGATTTATTCAGCCGATCAAAGTAGTTCAATGCAATTGATTTTATATCAAGCAATTGGAACAAGTGGCAAAGAAAATGTTTATATTTATTCTACAAAGCTCAATCAGAAGACACCTCAACATACTCAAGCTGATGAATACACAACAAATAAAGTAAAAAGTATTAATGGCGATACAGCAAAATTAAAGACTACAAAAACCTATTGGGAATATAAATCCAACACATTCAAATTTTGGTTTGGAATAGCCGGAAATGGACATGAACTGATAAAAAGAGTCAACGACTTTGAACTACCAAAGTCATGGATTCGTTTATCAACTGATCAAGCCAAAAAATTGAAAAAGGAATTAGCTAGTTCTCAATTTAAAGCACAAATTAAAAAAGAAGCTACTGCTTACGTGGAAGAAAAAATGAAGGCGGTAATTGTAAAAGAACCTAGTTTAGCAACTAATAAGGCTGAACAAGCAAAAATGGAAAAGCAATTTGCGGCTCAATTCCAATCCCAAATGATCAAGAAACTTATTTCAAAATTAAAGTAG
- a CDS encoding NAD(P)H-dependent oxidoreductase, with protein sequence MTIKVGLIVGSLRKGSYTKAVAKQASELLPDKYQVIDINIGDLDLYNQDLDDENRVPRSWKEFRQQMSQVNAVIFATPEYNRSVPGALKNAIDVGSRPYGKSVWEKKPAIILSVSTGAISGFGANHHLRQSLVFLDMPVVSQPEVYIGNVKNILDYNLKITNPGTIKFLQTAMNTFVDLIDRFDD encoded by the coding sequence ATGACGATAAAAGTTGGATTGATTGTAGGTAGTTTAAGAAAGGGCTCATATACAAAAGCAGTTGCTAAACAAGCTTCCGAACTGCTGCCTGACAAATATCAAGTAATCGATATTAATATTGGAGATCTTGATTTGTATAATCAAGATCTGGACGATGAAAATCGTGTTCCTAGAAGTTGGAAGGAATTTCGTCAGCAAATGAGTCAAGTAAACGCGGTTATTTTTGCGACCCCGGAGTATAACCGGTCAGTTCCTGGAGCTTTAAAAAATGCAATTGATGTCGGTTCACGGCCATATGGCAAAAGTGTTTGGGAGAAAAAACCGGCAATAATTTTAAGTGTTTCTACTGGCGCAATCAGTGGTTTTGGTGCCAACCATCATTTACGTCAATCGTTGGTATTCTTAGATATGCCTGTTGTTTCTCAACCCGAAGTTTATATTGGCAACGTTAAAAATATTCTTGATTATAATTTAAAAATAACAAATCCAGGAACGATTAAATTTTTGCAAACTGCCATGAATACTTTTGTCGATTTAATTGATCGTTTTGATGATTAA
- a CDS encoding ribbon-helix-helix domain-containing protein produces MKQETTFTLEDNLVQKLNTISKETSIPRSELVEKMLENLTKEYEKKSN; encoded by the coding sequence ATGAAGCAAGAAACTACATTTACCTTAGAGGACAATCTAGTTCAAAAATTGAATACAATTTCAAAAGAGACATCCATTCCAAGATCTGAATTGGTAGAAAAAATGTTGGAAAATTTGACCAAAGAATATGAAAAAAAGAGCAATTAA